In a single window of the Candidatus Deferrimicrobiaceae bacterium genome:
- a CDS encoding TolC family protein, producing the protein MQIVTFGTGKRRPETGRRACPRAGFLVPLLLTLAVVASAADPVGLALRKDAAVAVSPVELPGNVERETLEKKIIQGPTQADLSAYGYLSSPMIQAARARWRGTAEKYRIDTAWNNPEIMIEGMRMVGSGSMAPTATGPDGMPVAGSQDSTPKNDWTVRLTQGIPLPGKLGRAGDIVQSDARIARLGLDAAVRDVVLGIRESYQELLYIGEARRIATRNRELLDQLRKVGEGAYAANRAALVDVMKAQAQSGQLLYDALLLEELERTEKTRMNGLLDRPADAAIGPLADLPVRPVVYALPEIQAFAEANLEEVKIAQAGVEKAQSMLSLTRYENLPEFNLGASYGTDRGDRQVGVQVGVMLPIWLGKNAGRTASARADVETMQSMKRAQVNETRTMVQEGWFRMRNAERLVKLYRDDLLPQAERAIESAETLYKQGQGAFSDYIETQSTFYGFQLSLARAKADYGKFQARLEKLAGKGLTEREPSTAPQAGKEVAR; encoded by the coding sequence ATGCAGATAGTTACTTTCGGAACAGGGAAGCGGAGGCCGGAAACGGGAAGGCGCGCTTGCCCCCGGGCCGGTTTTCTTGTTCCGCTTTTACTGACGCTTGCCGTTGTCGCTTCAGCCGCGGATCCGGTCGGACTCGCGTTGCGAAAGGACGCCGCCGTTGCGGTCTCTCCCGTCGAGTTGCCGGGAAACGTCGAACGGGAAACCCTGGAGAAGAAAATTATTCAGGGACCGACGCAGGCCGACCTCTCCGCCTACGGCTATCTTTCCAGCCCGATGATCCAGGCGGCGCGCGCCAGGTGGCGCGGGACGGCCGAGAAATACCGGATCGACACCGCCTGGAACAACCCCGAGATCATGATCGAGGGGATGCGCATGGTCGGTTCCGGCAGCATGGCCCCTACCGCGACGGGGCCCGACGGGATGCCGGTGGCCGGCAGCCAGGATTCGACTCCGAAGAACGACTGGACCGTGCGCCTGACCCAGGGCATCCCTCTGCCGGGCAAGCTTGGGCGGGCCGGGGATATCGTGCAGTCCGACGCGCGGATCGCACGGCTCGGTCTCGATGCGGCGGTTCGCGACGTCGTCCTGGGCATCCGCGAGTCGTACCAGGAACTGCTCTACATCGGTGAGGCGCGAAGGATCGCGACGCGGAACAGGGAGCTGCTCGACCAGCTGCGGAAGGTGGGGGAGGGGGCGTACGCCGCGAACCGGGCGGCGCTGGTCGACGTCATGAAGGCGCAGGCGCAGTCGGGGCAGTTGCTCTACGACGCGTTGTTGCTCGAGGAGTTGGAGCGGACCGAGAAGACGCGGATGAACGGGCTGCTCGACCGGCCGGCCGATGCCGCGATCGGGCCGCTCGCCGACCTCCCGGTCCGTCCGGTGGTCTACGCCCTCCCTGAGATCCAGGCGTTCGCGGAGGCGAACCTCGAGGAAGTGAAGATCGCCCAGGCGGGCGTCGAGAAGGCGCAATCCATGCTTTCGCTCACGCGGTACGAGAACCTTCCGGAATTCAACCTCGGCGCCTCCTACGGAACCGATCGGGGAGACAGGCAGGTGGGAGTCCAGGTGGGCGTCATGCTTCCGATCTGGCTGGGAAAGAACGCCGGCCGGACCGCCTCCGCGCGCGCCGATGTCGAGACGATGCAATCCATGAAGCGGGCGCAGGTCAACGAGACGCGGACCATGGTCCAGGAGGGATGGTTCCGGATGCGCAACGCGGAGCGGCTGGTCAAGCTTTACCGGGACGACCTGCTTCCGCAGGCCGAGCGCGCGATCGAGAGCGCCGAGACGCTCTACAAGCAGGGGCAGGGCGCCTTCAGCGACTACATCGAGACGCAGTCGACGTTCTACGGATTCCAGCTTTCGCTGGCGCGCGCGAAGGCCGACTACGGCAAATTCCAGGCGCGGCTCGAGAAGCTCGCGGGAAAAGGGCTGACCGAGCGGGAACCATCGACGGCGCCCCAAGCGGGCAAGGAGGTCGCCCGATGA
- a CDS encoding TolC family protein: MKTLTAIFRATIGLGSVAILISAPASAWGPFGTDDRGLVQEVDRYQPSGTYRAAVTVPAKEAAGAAAPDDFDMQVGKLRALSARWEKTLSEPVAEESFLVPDASRMTRLAGAATDNEAAEKTLADGFTLADLEALALLRNPGAASKERDFRAALDGYPQVENLDTILRRYSAFTSGLMTGIGPMDSPDAMARARFPFPGVLALKGEIVTQEATAARENLEAARRKAVTSVRKSYRELLYVAAARKTTESMLDLLDNLKSAASARYSAGETSFQDVLKIGIEREKMREELRTLTEEQRNIEAMIRETLALPPSVRIGIPASDNLAVTVPAIEDLQAKSLSSRQELRSMRAMVGKMERMLLMQETMVHPGFTLNLSQYDRDEASRIAAGGMGGEKENFPTTTVASVGAGLPKAPLFGTQEAYLRELRQRIEGLKSDLRMEEAATLLGVRTAWFALDKAKREEALYGDRIVTLSRSALEASNQGYSAGKVMFADVIEAYRGWLEANLSLSRSRADLGVASAELENAVGQRVAPDPKR; this comes from the coding sequence ATGAAAACGTTGACTGCGATATTTCGGGCGACGATCGGGTTGGGTTCGGTCGCGATACTGATTTCCGCGCCGGCCTCGGCCTGGGGGCCGTTCGGGACGGACGACCGGGGGCTCGTGCAGGAGGTCGACCGTTACCAGCCGTCCGGCACCTACCGTGCCGCGGTCACCGTTCCGGCGAAAGAGGCGGCGGGCGCCGCTGCCCCGGATGACTTCGACATGCAGGTCGGGAAGCTGCGGGCGCTCTCGGCGCGCTGGGAGAAGACGCTGTCCGAACCGGTTGCGGAAGAATCGTTCCTGGTCCCCGATGCGTCGCGGATGACGCGTCTGGCAGGGGCGGCCACCGACAACGAAGCGGCTGAAAAGACGCTCGCCGACGGGTTCACGCTCGCCGACCTCGAGGCGCTGGCGCTGCTGCGGAATCCGGGCGCGGCGTCGAAGGAGCGGGATTTCCGCGCGGCGCTCGACGGCTATCCGCAGGTCGAGAACCTCGACACGATCCTTCGCCGGTACAGCGCGTTCACGAGCGGCCTGATGACGGGCATCGGGCCGATGGACAGCCCCGACGCGATGGCCCGGGCCAGGTTCCCCTTTCCCGGCGTGCTGGCGCTCAAGGGCGAGATCGTGACGCAGGAGGCGACGGCGGCGCGGGAAAACCTCGAGGCCGCGCGTCGCAAGGCGGTCACCTCGGTCCGGAAGAGCTATCGGGAACTGCTCTACGTGGCGGCAGCCCGGAAGACTACCGAGTCGATGCTCGATCTGCTCGACAATCTGAAAAGCGCCGCCTCCGCGCGCTACTCGGCCGGCGAAACCAGCTTCCAGGACGTGCTCAAGATCGGGATCGAGCGGGAAAAGATGCGGGAGGAGCTTCGCACGCTCACGGAGGAGCAGCGGAACATTGAGGCGATGATCCGCGAGACGCTCGCGCTGCCGCCTTCCGTCCGGATCGGGATTCCCGCGTCCGACAATCTCGCGGTCACGGTTCCGGCGATCGAGGACCTTCAGGCGAAGTCGCTTTCGAGCCGGCAGGAGTTGCGATCGATGCGGGCGATGGTCGGGAAGATGGAACGGATGCTTCTGATGCAGGAGACGATGGTCCATCCCGGCTTCACGCTGAACCTGTCCCAGTACGACCGGGACGAGGCGTCGCGGATCGCAGCCGGCGGGATGGGCGGAGAAAAAGAGAACTTTCCGACAACGACCGTGGCCTCGGTGGGTGCGGGGCTTCCCAAGGCGCCGCTGTTCGGGACCCAGGAGGCGTACCTGCGCGAGCTTCGGCAGCGGATCGAGGGGCTGAAGAGCGACCTCCGGATGGAGGAAGCGGCCACGTTGCTCGGCGTCCGGACCGCGTGGTTCGCGCTCGACAAGGCGAAACGGGAAGAGGCGCTCTACGGCGACCGGATCGTGACGCTGTCGCGCAGCGCGCTCGAAGCCTCGAACCAGGGCTATTCGGCGGGCAAGGTCATGTTCGCGGACGTGATCGAGGCGTACCGGGGCTGGCTGGAAGCCAACCTTTCCCTGTCGCGCAGCCGGGCGGATCTCGGCGTGGCTTCTGCAGAACTGGAAAACGCGGTCGGGCAGCGGGTTGCCCCAGACCCGAAACGATAA
- a CDS encoding efflux RND transporter periplasmic adaptor subunit: MTEENHITESPAPKKRKGIATAIIALVALAVGVAGGLYLGGRGSKGAGLTDNAAAAHVEGEKYTCGMHPFIISDKPGNCPICGMALTKIQGSGGSAGAGSPAAKGPRKILFYRNPMNAVVTSPVPMKDEMGMDYVPVYEDEAKGGGGQAAGALPEGYGTLASGPDTLKLAGVRTAPAVRERIARSVRTAGIVVPDESRIRRVQSKIDGYVEKLFVSATGQVVRKGQPLLSLYSPELLASQQEYVKARETSKKFSNSTSDEVRALGEELRNASRRRLELFDVPASAIASLERTGTPTRTVTLVAPVSGYVTGKEVFEGTKVGPGMELLTVTDLSRVWIEADLYETEAGSARVGMSATLSLSADPGVRLKGRVAFVYPVLTPDSRTLKVRFEFPNPGLKLKPQMYADVSIDLAAATGVTIDDSAIIDTGVRRIVFVETGEGSFTPREVTVGVRGDGKAQILSGVKEGERVAIGANFLLDSESRMRAALTKMTGGSPTAPAAPPKSPSGHEGHGGAR; the protein is encoded by the coding sequence ATGACGGAAGAAAACCACATCACCGAAAGCCCGGCGCCCAAGAAGCGCAAGGGGATCGCGACGGCAATCATCGCCCTGGTTGCGCTGGCGGTCGGTGTTGCCGGCGGGCTATATCTGGGCGGGCGGGGATCGAAAGGGGCCGGCCTTACGGACAATGCGGCGGCCGCGCACGTCGAGGGAGAGAAATACACCTGCGGCATGCATCCCTTCATCATCTCCGACAAGCCGGGCAACTGCCCGATCTGCGGCATGGCGCTGACGAAGATCCAGGGGAGCGGCGGGTCGGCCGGGGCGGGAAGTCCCGCCGCGAAGGGTCCCCGCAAGATCCTCTTCTACCGGAACCCGATGAATGCCGTGGTGACCTCGCCCGTTCCGATGAAGGATGAGATGGGGATGGACTACGTCCCGGTCTACGAGGACGAGGCGAAGGGCGGGGGCGGGCAGGCGGCGGGCGCGCTGCCGGAGGGGTATGGGACGCTCGCTTCGGGCCCCGATACCCTCAAGCTGGCCGGCGTCCGGACGGCGCCCGCGGTTCGCGAGCGGATCGCGCGTTCGGTCCGCACCGCCGGCATCGTGGTCCCCGACGAGTCGCGCATCCGCCGGGTACAGAGCAAGATCGACGGCTATGTCGAGAAGCTGTTCGTCAGCGCGACCGGCCAGGTGGTCAGGAAGGGGCAGCCGCTTCTCTCGCTTTATTCCCCGGAGCTGCTGGCGTCCCAGCAGGAGTATGTGAAGGCGCGCGAGACATCGAAGAAGTTTTCCAATTCCACGAGCGACGAGGTGCGGGCGCTTGGCGAGGAGTTGCGGAACGCCTCCCGCCGCAGGCTCGAGCTGTTCGACGTTCCCGCATCGGCGATCGCCAGCCTGGAGCGCACGGGCACGCCGACGCGCACCGTGACGCTCGTCGCCCCGGTGTCCGGCTACGTGACCGGCAAGGAGGTTTTCGAGGGAACGAAGGTGGGCCCCGGCATGGAGCTGCTCACCGTCACCGACCTGTCCCGGGTCTGGATCGAGGCCGACCTCTACGAGACCGAGGCCGGTTCCGCCCGCGTCGGCATGTCCGCTACGCTGTCGCTTTCGGCCGATCCCGGGGTGCGCCTCAAGGGGCGAGTGGCGTTCGTCTATCCCGTCCTGACGCCCGACAGCCGCACCCTGAAGGTTCGCTTCGAGTTCCCGAATCCGGGTCTCAAGCTCAAGCCGCAGATGTACGCGGACGTGTCGATCGACCTCGCGGCCGCGACCGGCGTGACGATCGACGATTCGGCCATCATCGACACGGGCGTCCGGCGCATCGTCTTCGTCGAGACGGGCGAGGGATCGTTCACGCCGCGTGAAGTCACGGTCGGCGTCCGCGGTGACGGCAAGGCGCAGATCCTTTCCGGCGTCAAGGAAGGCGAGCGGGTGGCGATCGGGGCAAACTTCCTGCTCGACTCCGAATCGCGGATGCGGGCGGCGCTGACGAAGATGACCGGGGGTTCGCCGACTGCGCCCGCTGCCCCCCCGAAATCGCCATCGGGGCATGAAGGACACGGGGGCGCCCGATGA